In Cetobacterium ceti, the genomic stretch AACTTATAATTTCTAATAAAATATCTTGTGTTTCTTGAAGATCCTTAGCTTCTGATTCCCACACTGTTTTACCCTTGGATAAAAGAGTTTCAATAGCTGATAACTCCTTAATCGGTGGGAAAAACTTTATTTTACTATGAGCTAAAATATCTTTTAATTCATTATAAAATCTTTTTTGAGTTTCTGTATTTCTATATAAATTTGTAACTATAGAGTGAATTTTATTAGGTCCTATTTCATCAATTACATTTAAAATTCCTTCTAAAGTCACAGGATCACAAAAAGATGGAATTATAATTTTATCTGAACATTTTACAAAAACTGAATCTATTTGCATTGTAGGAATACTATCAATGAAAATAAAATCATATT encodes the following:
- a CDS encoding ParA family protein → MGKIYTVKVNKGGVGKTFLTTQLADGLAKGEKKVLILTSDSQNNILNYTFPYDNKPIFNNGLKALVKTGEGDIIKLRDNLYFIPLEDNKFSPQFIKTLPEVIEKLKKEYDFIFIDSIPTMQIDSVFVKCSDKIIIPSFCDPVTLEGILNVIDEIGPNKIHSIVTNLYRNTETQKRFYNELKDILAHSKIKFFPPIKELSAIETLLSKGKTVWESEAKDLQETQDILLEIISSL